Within Sphingobium aromaticiconvertens, the genomic segment CCCCGACAAGCCGCTGGACGATGCGGCCGTCGACCGCGCGCTCAATCGCTATGCCGACGTTTATCAGCGCACCATTGATGGCCGCGCGCCCGTCTGGGCAAAGCGCCACCCGGAGAAGACAGATGGGTGAACCCGCCCGGAGGATTGACATGATCGATGCCCGCCCCGCCTTTACCCAGGCGGACGCGGATGCGCTCAACGCCCGTTTTGAGGGCATTGCGGCGCTGCCGATGCTGACCACCCTTTTTGCCGAGGGCATATTGGGCAATGTCGCGGTCGTCTCCTCCTTCGGCACGGAAAGCGCGGTGCTGCTCGATCTCGTGGCGCGCGCCGATCCGTCGACGCCCGTCATCTTCGTCGACACGCTCAAGATGTTCGCCGAAACGCTGCATTATCGCGACACGCTGATCGCGCGCCTTGGCCTTACCGACAGCCGCAGCGTTACGCCCCATGCCGCTGTAATCGCCGCAAAAGATGAAACCGGCCTGCGCTGGTCCTACGATCCCGATGGTTGCTGCGAAATCCGCAAGGTGGAGCCGATGGCCCGCGCCAAAGAGGGCCTCGACGCCTGGATTTCCGGTCGCAAGGCCTTCCAGTCCGTCACCCGCCAGAACATCCCCCGGTTCGAGGTCGAGGACGGCCGCCTGAAGGTCAATCCGCTCGGCGACTGGACCAAGACCGATCTG encodes:
- a CDS encoding phosphoadenylyl-sulfate reductase; this encodes MGEPARRIDMIDARPAFTQADADALNARFEGIAALPMLTTLFAEGILGNVAVVSSFGTESAVLLDLVARADPSTPVIFVDTLKMFAETLHYRDTLIARLGLTDSRSVTPHAAVIAAKDETGLRWSYDPDGCCEIRKVEPMARAKEGLDAWISGRKAFQSVTRQNIPRFEVEDGRLKVNPLGDWTKTDLEAWFARYDLPRHPLEAQGYLSIGCEPCTSKVQPGEDPRAGRWRGWDKVECGIHSPVTPIPAVDPDDPANQPVF